A genomic stretch from Lathyrus oleraceus cultivar Zhongwan6 chromosome 2, CAAS_Psat_ZW6_1.0, whole genome shotgun sequence includes:
- the LOC127119643 gene encoding beta-glucosidase 40, which yields MAFRTSLVTITLFVIIKTQMCLSEFNRHSFPKGFVFGTASSAFQLSWLERVAVNHKVGGSTPPSSYEGAVKEDGRGSSIWDTFSHSPGKILGNTNADVAVDQYLRYQEDTELMKDMGMDAYRFSISWTRIFSNGSGLLNQAGVDHYNKLIDALLAKGVEPYVTLYHWDLPQALEDKYTGWLSPLIIKDFAAYADTCFQKFGDRVKHWITFNEPHTFAMMGYDIGQHPPGRCSILLHNLCRTGNSATEPYIVAHNVLLSHATVADIYRKKYQKIQGGSLGISLDAIWFESATNSKEDIEATQRALDFTLGWFLDPLVFGDYPNSMKSRVGTRLPKFSKSQTSLVKGSLDFVGINHYTTFYAMHNASNLLEVALHDYISDARVLTVPFNGTEIIGEKANSLWLYIVPRGMRSIMNYIKQKYENPLVIITENGMDDPNDPSISINDALNDDKRIKYHNDYLSNLLASIKEDGCNVKGYFVWSLLDNWEWQAGYTSRFGLYFIDYKDNLKRYPKNSVEWFKKFLN from the exons ATGGCGTTTAGAACATCGTTAGTCACAATAACGTTGTTCGTGATTATTAAGACTCAAATGTGTTTGTCTGAGTTCAACAGACATAGCTTTCCAAAGGGTTTTGTTTTCGGAACTGCTTCTTCAGCTTTTCAG CTCAGTTGGTTAGAGCGTGTGGCTGTTAACCACAAGGTCGGAGGTTCAACCCCTCCTTCTAGC TATGAAGGTGCAGTGAAAGAAGATGGAAGAGGGTCATCTATTTGGGATACTTTTTCACATTCTCCTG GAAAAATACTAGGTAACACCAATGCTGATGTTGCAGTGGATCAGTATCTTCGATATCAA GAAGACACAGAACTCATGAAGGACATGGGAATGGATGCTTATAGGTTTTCAATATCTTGGACTCGCATTTTTTCCA ATGGATCTGGGTTGCTCAATCAAGCAGGAGTTGATCACTACAATAAACTCATTGATGCTTTACTGGCCAAAG GAGTTGAACCATATGTGACTCTCTATCACTGGGACCTACCCCAAGCTTTGGAAGACAAGTACACAGGATGGCTTAGCCCTTTGATCAT AAAAGACTTTGCAGCATATGCTGATACATGCTTTCAGAAATTCGGAGACAGAGTAAAACACTGGATCACATTCAATGAGCCTCATACATTTGCTATGATGGGATATGATATTGGACAACATCCACCTGGAAGATGCTCAATTCTCCTTCACAACCTCTGCAGAACCGGAAACTCTGCTACTGAACCTTATATTGTGGCTCATAATGTCCTTCTTTCTCATGCAACGGTAGCAGATATTTACAGGAAAAAGTATCAG AAAATTCAAGGTGGGTCTTTAGGTATATCTTTGGATGCAATTTGGTTTGAGTCAGCAACAAATTCTAAGGAAGACATTGAAGCAACTCAAAGAGCATTAGATTTTACCCTTGGCTG GTTTCTTGATCCATTGGTTTTTGGAGATTATCCAAATTCAATGAAAAGTAGAGTAGGGACAAGGCTACCAAAATTTTCTAAATCTCAAACTAGTCTTGTTAAGGGTTCATTAGATTTTGTTGGTATCAACCATTACACTACATTTTATGCAATGCACAATGCTTCTAATTTACTCGAGGTTGCACTTCATGACTACATTTCAGACGCCCGTGTTCTTACCGTTC CTTTCAATGGTACTGAGATTATTGGAGAAAAG GCAAATTCTCTATGGTTGTATATAGTACCACGAGGGATGAGAAGCATAATGAATTACATCAAACAAAAGTATGAGAATCCTCTGGTTATTATAACTGAAAATG GTATGGATGATCCTAATGATCCATCAATCTCAATCAATGATGCTTTGAATGATGACAAGAGGATTAAATACCACAATGACTATTTAAGCAACTTACTAGCTTCTATCAA GGAAGATGGATGCAATGTAAAAGGCTATTTTGTGTGGTCACTGCTGGATAATTGGGAGTGGCAAGCTGGATATACTTCTAGATTTGGTTTGTACTTCATTGACTACAAGGACAATTTAAAAAGATACCCAAAAAATTCTGTTGAATGgttcaagaagttcttgaactAA